A single genomic interval of Noviherbaspirillum cavernae harbors:
- a CDS encoding HdeD family acid-resistance protein, translating into MLSKSWWVPAVRGVVAILFGILAISWPGLTLLGLIALFAAYALVSGVVSVAGAFQNRKTDDEWWLSLLLGLTAIGAGVIALIHPGLTALVLVLVMAANAMISGVLDIAAAIRLRKAIRNEWMLILSGAVSIAFGVLVFLYPGAGAMALIWLISLYAILTGALLLGLAFRMRAGTRAETGGVMERRMTPDRRMTAGRPAHT; encoded by the coding sequence ATGTTATCCAAATCCTGGTGGGTTCCCGCCGTGCGTGGCGTGGTGGCGATACTGTTCGGCATTCTTGCGATCTCATGGCCCGGACTGACCTTGCTTGGCCTGATTGCGCTGTTTGCAGCGTATGCGCTTGTCAGCGGCGTGGTGTCGGTCGCCGGCGCGTTTCAGAATCGAAAGACCGATGACGAATGGTGGCTGTCTCTCTTGCTGGGCCTGACTGCCATTGGCGCGGGCGTGATCGCGCTCATTCATCCGGGACTGACGGCCTTGGTACTCGTATTGGTGATGGCGGCCAATGCAATGATTTCCGGCGTGCTCGACATTGCTGCTGCGATACGCTTGCGCAAGGCGATCAGGAATGAATGGATGCTGATACTGAGCGGTGCGGTTTCCATCGCATTCGGCGTGCTGGTATTCCTTTATCCCGGCGCGGGCGCGATGGCATTGATCTGGCTGATCAGCCTGTACGCCATCCTGACAGGCGCGCTGCTGCTCGGACTCGCCTTTCGAATGCGGGCAGGGACTCGTGCAGAGACCGGAGGCGTGATGGAACGTCGCATGACGCCTGACCGGCGCATGACGGCTGGCCGGCCTGCTCATACCTAG
- a CDS encoding EAL domain-containing response regulator, with the protein MLKPKVLLVNDHPASLLALKTLLLSGPESGEYELITATSGAEALREVLRHRFAVILLDISMPGMDGFETAEIIHSHFRLASIPIIFITAHYADELNRLKGYEQGAVDYLITPVIPQVLRSKISVFIELAKKNIQLQSQKEALAMRNRDLQIQQMEDLKRINATLEEEIIERRQAEERAHELAIRDPLTGLMNRRSLAEHLEHATVRAARRGELLALLFLDMDRFKAINDTLGHDAGDELLCQVARRISAAVRESDVVARLGGDEFVVLMEDLPSYAAASEVARKIVKTYEEPFSVASQNVNTSVSIGISLFPQDGTSVNELMRSADLAMYHAKQERRGSVQFFHEELNARMVERSQLEQELQHALENDEFELYYQPKVDAATGRVAGVEALLRWHHPRLGLLSGGQFIPAALDTGKVVPIGEWVISAACAQAKLWQESGAGLPSIPIAVNIAIPQIYANLPEVIDRALREYGVPPSSLQLEITESLLIEDIERATSVLREISESGITIAIDDFGTGYSSLSVLKTLPIDVLKIDQSFVRDLGKDLGDNAIVAAIVNMARALALRVVAEGVETQEQLNILRQLGCDEHQGYFYSKPLPAALVAEQLGRTNSTSSTSHA; encoded by the coding sequence TTGCTTAAGCCCAAGGTTTTACTCGTCAACGACCATCCCGCGAGTCTGCTCGCGCTCAAGACGCTGCTGTTGAGCGGCCCCGAGTCTGGTGAATATGAACTGATCACCGCCACTTCCGGCGCGGAAGCGCTGCGCGAAGTGCTGCGGCATCGGTTCGCGGTCATTCTGCTGGATATCAGCATGCCGGGCATGGACGGCTTCGAAACTGCCGAGATCATCCATTCGCATTTCCGGCTGGCATCCATTCCGATCATTTTCATTACCGCGCATTACGCGGATGAATTGAATCGGCTGAAGGGCTATGAGCAAGGCGCGGTCGATTATTTGATCACGCCCGTCATCCCCCAGGTGCTGCGCAGCAAAATTTCGGTATTCATCGAACTCGCGAAAAAGAACATCCAGCTGCAAAGCCAGAAGGAAGCGTTGGCGATGAGGAACCGCGATCTGCAGATTCAGCAGATGGAAGATCTCAAACGCATCAATGCCACGCTCGAAGAGGAAATCATCGAGCGCCGCCAAGCCGAAGAGCGCGCGCATGAACTGGCGATCCGCGATCCGCTGACGGGCCTGATGAACCGGCGCTCGCTGGCGGAGCATCTAGAACATGCGACGGTGCGCGCCGCGCGCCGGGGCGAATTGCTGGCGCTGCTCTTTCTCGACATGGACCGCTTCAAGGCCATCAACGACACACTGGGCCACGATGCCGGCGACGAGTTGCTGTGCCAGGTGGCAAGGCGCATCAGCGCCGCAGTGCGCGAATCCGACGTGGTGGCGCGGCTGGGCGGTGACGAGTTCGTCGTGCTGATGGAAGACCTGCCCTCCTACGCCGCCGCCTCCGAGGTCGCAAGAAAGATCGTGAAGACCTATGAGGAACCGTTCAGCGTCGCATCGCAGAACGTCAACACGTCGGTGAGCATCGGCATCAGCCTGTTCCCGCAGGACGGCACGTCCGTCAACGAACTGATGCGCAGCGCCGATCTTGCGATGTACCACGCGAAGCAGGAGCGGCGCGGCAGCGTCCAGTTTTTTCACGAAGAACTCAATGCGCGCATGGTCGAGCGTTCGCAGCTGGAACAGGAACTGCAGCATGCGCTGGAAAACGACGAATTTGAGCTGTATTACCAGCCCAAGGTCGATGCCGCGACCGGCCGCGTCGCGGGCGTCGAGGCGCTGCTGCGCTGGCACCATCCGCGCCTCGGCTTGTTGAGCGGCGGGCAATTCATTCCCGCCGCGCTCGATACCGGCAAGGTGGTGCCGATCGGCGAATGGGTGATCTCCGCCGCCTGCGCGCAGGCGAAACTCTGGCAGGAATCCGGCGCGGGGCTGCCGTCCATTCCGATCGCGGTCAACATCGCCATTCCGCAGATCTACGCCAATCTGCCAGAGGTGATCGATCGTGCGCTGCGCGAATACGGCGTGCCGCCTTCCAGCCTGCAGCTCGAAATCACGGAATCGCTTCTGATCGAGGATATCGAGCGCGCGACTTCCGTGCTGCGCGAAATCAGCGAAAGCGGCATCACCATCGCCATCGACGATTTCGGCACCGGCTACTCGTCCTTGTCGGTGCTGAAGACGCTGCCGATCGACGTATTGAAGATCGACCAGTCCTTCGTGCGCGATCTCGGCAAGGACCTCGGCGACAACGCCATTGTCGCTGCCATCGTCAACATGGCGCGCGCACTCGCGCTGCGCGTGGTCGCGGAAGGCGTGGAAACCCAGGAGCAGCTCAACATCCTGCGGCAACTGGGCTGCGACGAACATCAGGGCTACTTTTACAGCAAGCCATTGCCTGCGGCGCTTGTCGCGGAGCAGCTTGGCCGCACAAACAGCACAAGCAGCACAAGCCACGCGTAG
- a CDS encoding NAD(P)/FAD-dependent oxidoreductase gives MQNNASVKADYLIIGAGIAGASIGYWLAPHAKVLVLERESQPGYHSTGRSAALFMESYGPPQVRALTCASRAFFEQPPPGFTEHPILSPRGAMMVADHGQQDLLDEQDAIVRSVSGMARRLDADGACELVPVLRRECVLGAVHEPDAADIDVHALHQAYLKGLRARGGSIAVDAGVSAMEYSGGIWRVTAGEKLYEAPIVVNAAGAWCDVIAALAGAAPIGLVPMRRSAFTFAPPDGIDVSRWPMFIGVDESYYVKPDAGLLLGSPANADPVAPHDVQAEELDIALAIDRIETMTTLTIRRPKHVWAGLRSFVGDGSFVGGFDAALPGFFWAAGQGGYGIQSSAAAGELYAALLRGIPAPQRIMDFGVRLEELSPARMR, from the coding sequence ATGCAGAACAATGCAAGCGTGAAGGCGGACTACCTCATCATTGGCGCGGGGATTGCGGGCGCATCAATCGGTTACTGGCTTGCGCCGCATGCAAAGGTATTGGTGCTGGAACGCGAATCCCAGCCCGGCTATCACAGCACCGGCCGTTCCGCCGCGCTGTTCATGGAGAGTTACGGACCGCCGCAGGTGCGCGCATTGACGTGCGCGAGCCGGGCATTTTTCGAACAGCCGCCGCCGGGGTTCACCGAACATCCGATCTTGTCGCCGCGCGGCGCGATGATGGTGGCCGACCACGGCCAGCAGGATTTGCTGGATGAACAGGACGCGATAGTGCGCTCCGTCTCCGGCATGGCGCGGCGGCTCGATGCGGACGGCGCATGCGAACTGGTGCCGGTACTGCGCCGCGAGTGCGTACTGGGCGCGGTGCATGAGCCGGATGCCGCCGATATCGATGTGCATGCGCTGCATCAGGCTTATCTGAAAGGGCTGCGTGCCCGAGGTGGCTCGATCGCCGTGGACGCCGGCGTGAGCGCCATGGAATACAGCGGCGGCATCTGGCGCGTCACCGCCGGCGAAAAGCTGTACGAAGCGCCCATCGTCGTCAACGCCGCCGGTGCATGGTGCGACGTCATCGCCGCACTGGCGGGCGCGGCACCGATCGGACTGGTTCCGATGCGGCGCTCCGCCTTCACGTTCGCGCCGCCGGATGGCATCGACGTGTCGCGCTGGCCGATGTTCATCGGTGTGGACGAATCGTATTACGTGAAGCCCGACGCCGGTCTGCTGCTCGGCTCGCCTGCCAATGCCGATCCGGTCGCGCCACACGATGTGCAGGCGGAGGAACTGGATATCGCATTGGCAATCGACCGCATCGAAACCATGACAACCTTGACGATACGCCGCCCGAAGCACGTGTGGGCGGGGCTGCGTTCCTTCGTCGGGGACGGCAGCTTCGTGGGCGGATTCGATGCGGCGCTGCCGGGATTTTTCTGGGCTGCCGGCCAGGGCGGCTATGGCATTCAGTCGTCTGCCGCAGCCGGCGAACTGTATGCGGCGCTGCTGCGCGGGATACCTGCGCCACAAAGAATCATGGATTTTGGCGTGCGGCTGGAGGAATTGAGTCCGGCGCGCATGCGCTGA
- a CDS encoding response regulator: MDVTTDANEELDIKVLLATLIALKKGDFSARMPSDWTGMAGKVADTLNDIIETNAQMAEGITSVSRVVGREGRLSQRAVVPNVSGGWSTMVRSVNTLIDDLVYPTTEMARVIGAVAKGDLSQTMSLDVDGRLLKGQFLRAATHANTMVEQLSSFASEVTRVAREVGTEGKLGGQANVPGVAGTWKDLTDSVNSMAGNLTLQVRSIADVTTAVANGDLSKKITMDMRGEILQLKGTINTMVDQLRSFASEVTRVAREVGTEGRLGGQANVPGVAGTWKDLTDNVNFMAWNLTDQVRNIAEVTTAVARGDLSKKITVDVKGEILELKDTINVMVDQLSSFASEVTRVAREVGTEGKLGGQAQVEGAAGTWKDLTDNVNFMAANLTEQVRGIVGVVTAVANGDLTKKLTVAARGEIAALANTINEMTDTLAVFADQATTVAREVGVEGKLGGQASVPGAAGTWKDLTENVNQLAANLTTQVRAIAEVATAVARGDLSRSIQVDARGEVSYLKDNINEMIRNLKDTTQKNAQQDWLKTNLARITRLLQGQRDLGAVTSLILSELAPLVSAHHGVFYMMDSQDSEARLRMGSSYGYRARNDLPTSFMPGEGLVGQCAIEKQRIWLTNVPRDYIMVSSGLGVAPPTNIVVLPILFEQQVKAVIEIASLDRFTETHLSFLDQLTDSIGVVLNTIEANSRTESLLTQSQSLAQELQQTNLELAEKARLLSEQNIEVERKNREVEQAKFALEEKATQLTLSSKYKSEFLANMSHELRTPLNSLLILAQQLSNNPDRNLTDTQVEFAKTIYGSGSDLLTLINDILDLSKIESGTVTLEISDYRFETLRAYVERTFRHMAKAKTIDFAIELDNRLPPSMQIDTTRLQQILRNLLSNAFKFTANGKVSLRIGMADHGWSTDNPSLARADAVLAFTVTDTGIGIPTDKLQLIFEAFQQADGSTARKYGGTGLGLSISRELARLLNGEIRVMSEIGVGSTFTLYLPYQKDGFTDYGYPRHVGRQRHRVKPKVVFAQDGNAEAAHSVNTVEASGPGQDVPFDDRALVAPGDPAVLIVEDDQHIAKSLLDHARDKNFKGIVASHADSALALTRDYQPAAILLDIDQPELDGLAVLDRLKRDPATRHIPVHVLSDQHERERALRHGAISYLSKPVSATRLEEEFARIEHFATNETRHLLLVDDDPAQRNSIVRLIEHEDVSVKTALTGKEALEQLSAARFDCMVLDLTLPDMDGVELLETIGNDASLVDLPIVVYTAEELSREKTRELQRLAKRIVIKDAHSPEKLLAETALFLHRAHANLPEPQRRMLDEVHAADMGLAGRKVLVIDDDLRNIFALSSVLERQDMKVLYAENGRDGIEMLQSDPSIEIVLMDIMMPGMDGYDTTRAIRRIPQFKTLPIITLTAKAMKGDRDKCIAAGASDYITKPVDAARLLSMMRVWLPAHQSTQTN, translated from the coding sequence ATGGACGTGACAACGGACGCCAATGAAGAACTCGATATCAAGGTCTTGCTCGCGACGCTGATCGCGCTAAAGAAAGGCGACTTTTCGGCGCGCATGCCGTCCGACTGGACCGGCATGGCCGGCAAGGTCGCGGATACCTTGAACGACATCATCGAAACCAATGCCCAGATGGCCGAGGGCATTACCAGTGTCAGCCGCGTCGTGGGCCGCGAAGGCCGCCTGAGCCAGCGCGCCGTGGTGCCGAATGTTTCCGGCGGCTGGTCCACCATGGTGCGCTCGGTCAACACCTTGATCGACGATCTCGTCTATCCGACCACCGAGATGGCGCGCGTGATCGGCGCGGTTGCCAAGGGCGACCTGTCGCAGACCATGTCGCTCGATGTCGATGGCCGCCTGCTGAAGGGGCAGTTCCTGCGCGCGGCGACCCATGCCAACACCATGGTCGAGCAGCTGAGTTCGTTCGCATCGGAGGTGACGCGGGTGGCGCGCGAGGTCGGCACCGAAGGCAAGCTGGGCGGCCAGGCCAACGTGCCTGGCGTGGCGGGAACCTGGAAGGACCTGACCGATTCCGTGAACTCGATGGCGGGCAACCTGACTTTGCAGGTCCGAAGCATCGCCGACGTGACCACGGCGGTCGCCAACGGCGACTTGTCCAAGAAGATCACGATGGACATGCGCGGCGAGATTCTGCAGCTCAAGGGCACGATCAACACAATGGTGGACCAGCTGCGCTCCTTCGCATCCGAAGTGACACGGGTGGCGCGCGAGGTCGGCACCGAGGGCCGCCTCGGCGGCCAGGCGAACGTGCCTGGCGTCGCAGGGACATGGAAGGATTTGACCGACAACGTGAACTTCATGGCGTGGAACCTGACGGACCAGGTGCGCAACATCGCCGAGGTGACGACGGCGGTGGCGCGCGGCGACCTCTCCAAGAAGATCACGGTGGACGTCAAGGGCGAAATTCTTGAACTGAAGGACACCATCAACGTGATGGTGGATCAACTCAGTTCCTTCGCCTCGGAAGTCACCCGCGTGGCGCGCGAAGTCGGCACCGAAGGCAAGCTGGGCGGCCAGGCGCAGGTCGAAGGCGCGGCCGGCACGTGGAAGGACCTGACCGACAACGTGAACTTCATGGCGGCCAACCTGACGGAGCAGGTGCGCGGTATCGTCGGTGTGGTGACCGCGGTGGCGAACGGCGACCTGACGAAGAAACTGACGGTCGCTGCACGCGGCGAAATCGCGGCGCTCGCCAATACCATCAATGAAATGACCGACACGCTGGCCGTGTTCGCCGACCAGGCGACGACGGTGGCGCGCGAGGTCGGCGTGGAAGGCAAGCTGGGCGGCCAGGCAAGCGTACCGGGCGCGGCGGGCACGTGGAAGGACTTGACCGAGAACGTGAACCAGCTGGCGGCCAACCTCACCACGCAGGTGCGTGCGATCGCGGAAGTGGCAACGGCCGTGGCGCGCGGCGACTTGTCGCGCTCGATCCAGGTGGATGCGCGCGGCGAGGTGTCCTACCTGAAGGACAACATCAACGAGATGATCCGCAACCTGAAGGACACCACGCAGAAGAACGCACAGCAGGATTGGCTGAAAACCAACCTGGCGCGCATCACGCGTCTGCTGCAGGGCCAGCGCGACCTGGGGGCCGTGACGTCGCTCATTCTGTCGGAGCTGGCGCCGCTGGTATCCGCGCATCACGGCGTGTTCTACATGATGGATTCGCAGGACAGCGAGGCGCGGCTGCGCATGGGGTCGAGCTATGGCTACCGCGCGCGGAACGACCTGCCGACTTCCTTCATGCCTGGCGAAGGCCTGGTCGGGCAATGCGCGATCGAGAAGCAGCGCATCTGGCTGACCAACGTGCCGCGCGACTACATCATGGTGTCGTCCGGACTCGGCGTCGCGCCACCGACCAACATCGTGGTGCTGCCGATCCTGTTCGAACAGCAGGTCAAGGCGGTGATCGAAATCGCCTCGCTCGACCGTTTCACCGAAACCCACCTCTCCTTCCTCGACCAGCTGACCGATTCGATCGGCGTCGTGTTGAATACCATCGAAGCGAACAGCCGCACCGAAAGCCTGCTGACGCAATCGCAGTCGCTGGCGCAGGAGCTGCAGCAAACCAATCTGGAGCTGGCGGAAAAGGCGCGGCTGCTGTCCGAACAGAACATCGAGGTCGAACGCAAGAACCGTGAAGTGGAGCAGGCCAAGTTCGCGCTCGAGGAAAAGGCAACCCAGCTCACGCTATCGTCCAAGTACAAGTCCGAGTTCCTCGCCAACATGTCGCATGAACTGCGCACGCCCTTGAACAGCCTGCTGATTCTCGCGCAGCAGTTGAGCAACAATCCGGACAGGAACCTGACCGACACACAAGTCGAGTTCGCCAAGACCATCTACGGCTCGGGCAGCGACCTGCTGACGCTGATCAACGACATCCTCGACCTGTCGAAGATCGAATCCGGCACGGTGACGCTGGAGATCAGCGACTATCGCTTCGAGACGCTGCGCGCCTACGTCGAGCGCACTTTCCGCCACATGGCAAAGGCGAAGACGATCGACTTTGCGATCGAGCTGGACAATCGTCTGCCGCCATCCATGCAGATCGACACGACCCGGCTGCAGCAGATTCTGCGCAACCTGTTGTCGAACGCCTTCAAGTTCACGGCCAACGGCAAGGTGTCGCTGCGCATCGGCATGGCCGACCACGGCTGGTCGACGGACAATCCCAGCCTCGCGCGCGCCGACGCGGTGCTTGCATTCACGGTCACGGATACCGGTATCGGCATTCCGACGGACAAGTTGCAGCTCATTTTCGAAGCCTTCCAGCAGGCCGACGGCAGCACGGCGCGCAAGTACGGCGGCACCGGCCTCGGCCTGTCCATCAGCCGTGAACTGGCGCGCCTCTTGAACGGCGAAATCCGCGTCATGAGCGAAATCGGTGTCGGCAGCACGTTCACCCTGTACCTTCCATATCAAAAGGACGGCTTCACCGACTACGGTTATCCGCGTCACGTCGGGCGGCAGCGGCACAGGGTCAAGCCCAAGGTCGTGTTCGCACAGGACGGCAACGCGGAGGCAGCGCACTCGGTGAACACCGTCGAGGCATCCGGACCGGGTCAGGACGTTCCGTTTGACGATCGCGCGCTGGTGGCTCCGGGGGATCCCGCCGTGCTGATCGTCGAAGATGACCAGCATATCGCCAAGTCGCTGCTCGACCATGCGCGCGACAAGAACTTCAAGGGCATCGTCGCGTCACATGCCGACTCGGCGCTGGCCCTGACGCGCGACTATCAGCCAGCGGCGATCCTGCTCGACATCGATCAGCCGGAACTAGACGGGCTGGCGGTGCTGGACCGCCTCAAGCGCGATCCGGCGACGCGCCACATTCCGGTGCACGTCCTGTCGGACCAGCATGAACGAGAACGGGCGCTGCGCCACGGTGCGATTTCCTACCTCAGCAAGCCGGTCAGCGCAACGCGGCTGGAGGAGGAATTCGCCCGCATCGAGCATTTCGCCACCAACGAAACGCGCCATCTGCTGCTGGTGGACGACGACCCGGCACAGCGCAACAGCATTGTCAGGCTGATCGAACACGAGGATGTGTCGGTCAAGACCGCCCTCACCGGCAAGGAAGCGCTCGAGCAGCTCTCCGCAGCGAGATTCGATTGCATGGTGCTCGATCTGACGCTGCCCGACATGGACGGCGTCGAGCTGCTCGAAACAATAGGAAACGATGCCAGCCTGGTCGATCTACCCATCGTCGTCTACACAGCGGAGGAACTGAGCCGCGAAAAGACGCGCGAGCTGCAACGTCTCGCCAAGCGCATCGTGATCAAGGACGCGCATTCGCCGGAAAAGCTGCTGGCGGAAACGGCCCTCTTCCTCCATCGCGCACATGCGAACCTGCCGGAACCGCAGCGCCGCATGCTGGATGAGGTGCATGCTGCCGACATGGGGCTTGCCGGGCGCAAGGTGCTCGTGATTGATGACGACCTGCGCAACATCTTTGCATTGAGTTCGGTGCTCGAGCGGCAGGACATGAAAGTGCTGTACGCGGAAAACGGACGCGACGGGATCGAGATGCTGCAATCCGATCCATCGATCGAGATCGTGCTGATGGACATCATGATGCCCGGCATGGACGGCTACGACACCACACGCGCGATACGCCGGATTCCGCAATTCAAGACCCTGCCCATCATCACGCTGACCGCAAAGGCGATGAAGGGCGACCGCGACAAGTGCATCGCGGCCGGTGCCTCCGACTACATCACCAAGCCGGTCGATGCCGCGCGGCTGCTGTCGATGATGCGGGTGTGGCTGCCTGCGCACCAATCCACGCAGACTAATTGA
- a CDS encoding methyl-accepting chemotaxis protein: MNLRNVKIGARLGLGFGVLLTWVVVVLVAGIVISDNARRSHNDATEHANAKSATANIMRSAILEGGIAMRNVGLQYSTPEMQREEAKLRAQRKRFQEAQQKLIALGLNDTEKKIVAQIADLDKGTDAPFLEAMEMVKAYSNEAAGKLISSRIDPLNQQTIVEIDKLVEIQQGVIRELIASSEDMGKAITLVLSITGIVTVLMGGIVSWLTTRSITRPLQDAVAVAKRVAAGKLGARIDVAGRDETSELLRALKDMDQSLSSIVSQVRTGTDQIGIASNEISAGNADLSQRTESQASALEETASSMEELTSTVKQNASHAQEANRLVRSASDSAVKGGEVVGQVVATMGSIKESARKIVDIIGVIDGIAFQTNILALNAAVEAARAGEQGRGFAVVAAEVRTLAQRSAQAAKEIKELIGDSVNKVETGNTLVDSAGTQMEEIVAAVQRVAGIMNDISDASEEQSAGIEEINRAIATMDEMTQHNAALVEEAAAASAAMQDRAASLGQAVAAFDLSAAGGMPQMVTETRPRLRQVQGMIAQT, encoded by the coding sequence ATGAATCTGCGCAATGTGAAAATTGGCGCCCGCCTCGGCTTGGGGTTCGGCGTCCTTCTGACGTGGGTGGTGGTCGTGCTGGTTGCCGGCATCGTGATCAGCGACAATGCCCGCCGCAGCCACAACGATGCCACCGAGCATGCCAATGCCAAATCCGCGACGGCCAATATCATGCGCAGCGCGATCCTTGAAGGCGGCATCGCGATGCGCAATGTCGGCTTGCAGTACAGCACGCCCGAAATGCAGCGGGAGGAAGCGAAACTGCGGGCGCAGCGCAAGCGCTTCCAGGAGGCGCAGCAGAAACTGATCGCGCTGGGATTGAACGATACGGAAAAGAAAATCGTCGCGCAGATCGCCGATCTCGATAAAGGAACCGACGCGCCGTTCCTGGAAGCCATGGAAATGGTGAAGGCGTACAGCAACGAGGCGGCGGGCAAGCTGATTTCCTCCCGCATCGACCCGCTCAATCAACAGACGATCGTCGAGATCGACAAGCTGGTGGAGATACAGCAGGGCGTCATCCGCGAGCTCATTGCCAGTTCGGAAGACATGGGGAAGGCCATCACCCTCGTGTTGAGCATCACCGGCATCGTCACCGTGCTGATGGGCGGCATCGTGTCGTGGCTGACCACGCGCAGCATCACGCGTCCGCTGCAGGATGCGGTGGCCGTCGCCAAGCGGGTGGCCGCCGGCAAGCTCGGCGCACGCATCGACGTCGCGGGCAGGGATGAAACCAGCGAGCTGCTGCGGGCTCTCAAGGACATGGACCAAAGCCTGTCGAGCATCGTCAGCCAGGTGCGCACGGGTACCGATCAGATCGGCATCGCTTCCAACGAGATATCGGCCGGCAATGCCGACCTGTCGCAGCGCACCGAATCGCAGGCCAGCGCGCTGGAGGAAACCGCATCGTCGATGGAAGAACTGACCTCGACTGTCAAGCAGAACGCCAGCCACGCGCAGGAAGCAAACCGGCTGGTGCGCTCCGCATCCGATTCTGCCGTGAAGGGCGGGGAAGTGGTGGGACAGGTTGTCGCCACCATGGGCTCGATCAAGGAAAGCGCCCGCAAGATCGTCGACATCATCGGCGTCATCGACGGCATCGCCTTCCAGACCAATATCCTCGCGTTGAACGCGGCGGTCGAGGCAGCCCGCGCCGGTGAACAGGGCAGGGGCTTCGCCGTGGTCGCCGCCGAGGTCAGAACGCTCGCCCAGCGCTCGGCCCAGGCCGCGAAGGAAATCAAGGAATTGATCGGCGACTCGGTCAACAAGGTGGAAACCGGCAATACCCTGGTCGACAGCGCCGGCACGCAGATGGAGGAAATCGTCGCCGCCGTGCAGCGCGTGGCGGGCATCATGAACGATATTTCCGACGCAAGCGAGGAGCAAAGCGCCGGCATCGAAGAGATCAACCGCGCGATTGCGACGATGGATGAAATGACCCAGCACAATGCCGCACTGGTCGAGGAAGCCGCTGCCGCCTCGGCGGCAATGCAGGACCGCGCCGCAAGTCTGGGGCAGGCGGTCGCGGCGTTTGACCTGAGCGCCGCTGGTGGCATGCCGCAGATGGTGACCGAGACGAGGCCCCGTTTGCGGCAGGTACAAGGGATGATTGCGCAGACGTGA